ACCGGTTATCAGTCATTCAAGATGAACGTAAATTTTACCTTTGCCGCTTAATGCTCATGTTTTTCTTCAGAAGTATTTTCACCATCCTCCGGTACGTTAATTTTATCCGCTTCATTTTCGCACCAGTTAACCAGGTCCTTTTTTTCTTGATCGGAAAGTTTGGCTTCGGAATGCATTAATAAATAGATCGGCAACGGCATTTTGCCATCAGTAACCTCGCCGGCCATTTGTGATAGTTTTTCTACCTTACGGGATTCTTTGTAACTTCCCCAATCAGAAAGATTCAAATGTTTCCGTCCTTCATTAACA
Above is a window of bacterium DNA encoding:
- a CDS encoding heme-binding domain-containing protein, encoding MKIRTWIGLILLIVLIIIQFIRPEMTNPPTDQSKTFQSQMQVPENIASILSKACYDCHSHQTKWPWYSNVAPVSWLLVQDVNEGRKHLNLSDWGSYKESRKVEKLSQMAGEVTDGKMPLPIYLLMHSEAKLSDQEKKDLVNWCENEADKINVPEDGENTSEEKHEH